From Cellulomonas oligotrophica, a single genomic window includes:
- a CDS encoding DNA repair helicase XPB, whose protein sequence is MPDGPLIVQSDKTLLLEVDHDQAAACRRAIAPFAELERAPEHVHTYRLTPLGLWNARAAGHDAEQVVDVLLQYSRYPVPHALLVDVADTMSRYGRLQLVQHPVHGLVLHALDPAVLAEVARSKKTAGLLGARIDETDVVVHPSERGHLKQVLVKLGWPAEDLAGYVDGEAHAIELAQDGWTLRPYQDQAVEGFWHGGSGVVVLPCGAGKTIVGAAAMAKSSTTTLILVTNTVSARQWRDELVRRTSLTEDEIGEYSGTRKEVRPVTIATYQVLTTRRKGVYTHLELLDARDWGLVVYDEVHLLPAPIFRMTADLQARRRLGLTATLVREDGREDEVFSLIGPKRFDAPWKDIEAQGYIAPADCTEVRLTLPDADRMAYATSEPEDRYRLAATASGKNAVVDALVARHAGEPTLIIGQYLDQLHEIAEHVGADVITGETPVRERQRLFDAFRTGEISRLVVSKVANFSIDLPEASVAIQVSGSFGSRQEEAQRLGRIMRPKASGKTAHFYTVVARDTVDQEFAAHRQRFLAEQGYAYTILDAEDLDAQPA, encoded by the coding sequence GTGCCCGACGGCCCGCTCATCGTCCAGAGCGACAAGACGCTGCTGCTCGAGGTCGACCACGACCAGGCGGCCGCGTGCCGCCGTGCCATCGCCCCGTTCGCCGAGCTCGAGCGCGCGCCCGAGCACGTGCACACCTACCGGCTGACCCCGCTGGGCCTGTGGAACGCGCGCGCCGCGGGCCACGACGCCGAGCAGGTCGTCGACGTGCTGCTGCAGTACAGCCGGTACCCGGTGCCGCACGCGCTGCTCGTCGACGTCGCCGACACGATGTCCCGCTACGGGCGCCTGCAGCTCGTGCAGCACCCCGTGCACGGCCTCGTCCTGCACGCCCTCGACCCGGCGGTGCTGGCCGAGGTCGCCCGGTCGAAGAAGACGGCGGGGCTGCTGGGCGCACGCATCGACGAGACCGACGTGGTCGTGCACCCGTCCGAGCGCGGCCACCTCAAGCAGGTGCTGGTCAAGCTGGGCTGGCCCGCGGAGGACCTCGCGGGGTACGTCGACGGCGAGGCCCACGCGATCGAGCTGGCGCAGGACGGCTGGACGCTGCGGCCCTACCAGGACCAGGCGGTCGAGGGGTTCTGGCACGGCGGCTCGGGCGTCGTGGTGCTGCCGTGCGGCGCGGGCAAGACGATCGTGGGCGCCGCGGCGATGGCGAAGAGCTCGACGACAACGCTCATCCTCGTGACCAACACCGTCAGCGCGCGGCAGTGGCGCGACGAGCTGGTGCGGCGCACCAGCCTCACCGAGGACGAGATCGGCGAGTACTCGGGCACCCGCAAGGAGGTCCGCCCGGTGACGATCGCGACCTACCAGGTGCTGACCACGAGGCGGAAGGGCGTCTACACGCACCTCGAGCTGCTCGACGCCCGCGACTGGGGCCTGGTGGTCTACGACGAGGTGCACCTGCTGCCCGCGCCGATCTTCCGCATGACGGCCGACCTGCAGGCCCGGCGCCGCCTGGGTCTGACGGCCACGCTCGTGCGCGAGGACGGCCGCGAGGACGAGGTGTTCAGCCTCATCGGCCCCAAGCGGTTCGACGCGCCGTGGAAGGACATCGAGGCGCAGGGCTACATCGCGCCCGCGGACTGCACCGAGGTGCGCCTGACGCTGCCCGACGCGGACCGGATGGCGTACGCGACGTCCGAGCCGGAGGACCGGTACCGGCTGGCCGCGACCGCGTCGGGCAAGAACGCCGTGGTCGACGCCCTGGTGGCGCGCCACGCGGGCGAGCCGACGCTGATCATCGGCCAGTACCTGGACCAGCTGCACGAGATCGCCGAGCACGTGGGCGCCGACGTCATCACCGGCGAGACGCCGGTGCGCGAGCGGCAGCGGCTGTTCGACGCGTTCCGCACCGGGGAGATCAGCCGGCTCGTGGTGTCGAAGGTCGCGAACTTCTCGATCGACCTGCCGGAGGCGTCCGTGGCGATCCAGGTGTCGGGGTCGTTCGGCTCCCGGCAGGAGGAGGCGCAGCGCCTCGGGCGGATCATGCGGCCCAAGGCGTCGGGCAAGACCGCGCACTTCTACACGGTGGTCGCGCGCGACACGGTGGACCAGGAGTTCGCGGCGCACCGGCAGCGGTTCCTCGCCGAGCAGGGGTACGCGTACACGATCCTGGACGCCGAGGACCTGGACGCCCAGCCCGCCTGA